Proteins from a genomic interval of Caulobacter rhizosphaerae:
- a CDS encoding DUF6481 family protein: protein MSHLKNTGFADRITAAAEAKKAMLAKMKVKPTVQDPNFEQRHAEREAELERVRAERAAIKEAARQEILAREEAALAEKRAERKERKALTAAEQKAARDAKYAARKARQK from the coding sequence ATGTCGCACCTGAAGAACACCGGCTTCGCCGATCGCATCACCGCCGCAGCCGAAGCCAAGAAGGCCATGCTGGCCAAGATGAAGGTGAAGCCCACCGTTCAGGACCCCAACTTCGAGCAGCGCCACGCCGAGCGCGAAGCCGAGCTGGAACGGGTCCGCGCCGAGCGCGCCGCGATCAAGGAAGCCGCCCGCCAGGAAATCCTGGCCCGCGAAGAGGCCGCCCTCGCCGAGAAGCGCGCCGAGCGCAAGGAGCGCAAGGCCCTGACCGCCGCCGAGCAAAAGGCCGCTCGCGACGCCAAGTACGCCGCCCGCAAGGCGCGCCAGAAGTAA
- a CDS encoding AtpZ/AtpI family protein, whose translation MPKADEPNDKAPQSLDARIAAFEARKAAEAPGRAEHEKSSQDGYRLLADLIGGVLVGLGFGWLLDRYAGTGPWGMVGGLLIGMGSSIYIVVRKATKLSAQASARSAKDVTDGDTGGGSTAPKQKRD comes from the coding sequence ATGCCCAAGGCCGACGAACCGAACGACAAGGCCCCGCAAAGCCTCGACGCTCGGATCGCCGCTTTCGAGGCGCGGAAGGCGGCGGAAGCGCCGGGACGCGCCGAGCACGAGAAATCGTCCCAGGACGGCTATCGTCTTCTGGCGGATCTGATCGGGGGCGTCCTGGTGGGGCTCGGCTTCGGCTGGCTGCTCGACCGCTACGCCGGCACGGGGCCCTGGGGCATGGTCGGCGGTCTGCTGATCGGCATGGGGTCCTCGATCTACATCGTCGTCCGCAAGGCGACAAAACTGAGCGCGCAGGCGTCGGCCAGGTCCGCCAAGGACGTAACCGACGGAGACACGGGAGGCGGGTCTACCGCCCCCAAGCAGAAGAGAGACTAG
- a CDS encoding F0F1 ATP synthase subunit A — MHQFMIQKIVELPSFTVPGLGAIDLSITNSIAAMLLSAFLIVTFYAFAGKGAVVPGRLQTVGEMLYGIADGLTSSIIGHDGKKYLPFVFTLFAFVLFANLQGMLFGWTGNFLGFTSTSQLAVTLTLGMMVILTVIGVGFAKNGFKFFKLFAPSGVPPVLYIILVPIEIISFLIRPVTLALRLFGNMLGGHVVLKIFATFVAILLAMAPAYWLVGLLSLTSVVALTALEFMVAFLQAFVFAVLTCVYLNDVVHLDSH, encoded by the coding sequence ATGCACCAGTTCATGATCCAGAAGATCGTGGAGCTGCCGTCCTTTACTGTCCCGGGCCTGGGCGCGATCGACCTGTCGATCACCAACTCGATCGCCGCCATGCTGTTGTCGGCGTTCCTGATCGTCACCTTCTACGCCTTCGCCGGCAAGGGCGCGGTCGTTCCGGGCCGCCTGCAGACCGTGGGCGAGATGCTCTATGGAATCGCCGACGGCCTGACGAGCTCGATCATCGGCCACGACGGCAAGAAGTACCTGCCCTTCGTCTTCACCCTGTTCGCCTTCGTGCTGTTCGCCAACCTGCAGGGCATGCTGTTCGGCTGGACCGGCAACTTCCTGGGCTTCACCTCGACCTCGCAGCTGGCCGTGACCCTGACCCTGGGCATGATGGTCATCCTGACAGTCATCGGCGTCGGCTTCGCCAAGAACGGCTTCAAGTTCTTCAAGCTGTTCGCCCCGTCGGGCGTGCCGCCGGTGCTCTACATCATCCTGGTGCCGATCGAGATCATCTCGTTCCTGATCCGCCCCGTCACCCTGGCCCTTCGTCTGTTCGGCAACATGCTGGGCGGCCACGTGGTGCTGAAGATCTTCGCGACCTTCGTGGCCATCCTGCTGGCCATGGCCCCGGCCTACTGGCTGGTGGGCCTGCTGTCGCTGACCTCCGTCGTCGCCCTGACGGCCCTAGAGTTCATGGTGGCCTTCCTTCAGGCCTTCGTGTTCGCGGTGCTCACCTGCGTCTATCTGAACGACGTCGTGCACCTCGACAGCCACTGA
- a CDS encoding F0F1 ATP synthase subunit C — protein MDASAAKFIGAGLAMLGMIGAGIGLGIMFGNYFQGALRNPTAAAQERPMLFLGMALTEALGIFALVIAFLILFSK, from the coding sequence ATGGACGCTTCCGCCGCTAAGTTCATCGGCGCCGGCCTGGCTATGCTCGGCATGATCGGCGCGGGCATCGGCCTGGGCATCATGTTCGGCAACTACTTCCAAGGCGCCCTGCGCAACCCGACCGCGGCCGCTCAAGAGCGTCCGATGCTGTTCCTGGGCATGGCCCTGACCGAAGCCCTGGGCATCTTCGCCCTGGTCATCGCCTTCCTGATCCTGTTCTCGAAGTAA
- a CDS encoding ATP synthase F0 subunit B' — protein sequence MATEHHGTVESTEPPHGQESGGLPQLQFQHWGGQIVWLLLIFAVLYAVLSKALLPRVSGAIETRGAKIAGDIADARRLKDEAEVQARAAAAEVAEARAKAQKTAADAKAKASAEAAERQAKEEAALAEKLAAAEGRIQAARDEAMGHVRTVASETAGAIVEKLTGKAASAAELAASLA from the coding sequence ATGGCGACGGAACATCACGGCACGGTCGAATCGACTGAGCCCCCCCACGGGCAGGAAAGCGGCGGGCTTCCCCAGCTGCAGTTCCAGCACTGGGGCGGCCAGATCGTCTGGCTGCTGCTCATCTTCGCCGTTCTCTACGCGGTGCTGTCCAAGGCGCTCCTGCCCCGGGTCAGCGGCGCGATCGAGACCCGCGGCGCCAAGATCGCCGGCGACATCGCCGACGCCCGTCGCCTGAAGGACGAGGCCGAGGTGCAGGCCCGCGCAGCCGCGGCCGAAGTGGCCGAGGCCCGCGCCAAGGCCCAGAAGACCGCTGCGGACGCCAAGGCCAAGGCTTCGGCCGAGGCCGCCGAGCGTCAGGCCAAGGAAGAGGCCGCGCTGGCCGAAAAGCTGGCCGCCGCCGAGGGCCGCATCCAGGCCGCCCGCGACGAGGCCATGGGCCACGTCCGCACGGTGGCTTCGGAAACGGCCGGGGCCATCGTCGAGAAGCTGACGGGCAAGGCGGCTTCGGCCGCCGAGCTCGCCGCCTC